From a region of the Novipirellula artificiosorum genome:
- a CDS encoding TIGR04086 family membrane protein — protein sequence MAAIRPGVAQELGTYPPRSMIGPDASSGKPNPDKLRIEGFFFLDRSGTPVLMPGVSYEEFDRLKNLEAGIDSRSDVFDFQSLEIIGTASEGRAELKVVIRLTIDSTGGRTVAIPLGMQNFHPLGPPDVTGLDDFHMAGSGSDSGHRLLVNTKQRHEAVVTMNVAARVEPGPPSSLEFRLPDVPSQVRIATDENAVTGEIVGRGDEVIQSTGDADKPSAFLIESGGGTFTLRWGKLDRDGDNSPQLEIDNSSIVLQWDSPQDQPMVSCQMIVRNARGVVDKVKLRLPKNSSLFGTPTLGTSEQEVEMIGPTPSPEGDTIEVRIPEIPERQQRVDLRLTLQMNIDQPSAVTPMVFRVPEVIGALRQRGEIQVMTGDDYRLRWRSRPWVQSTLAQPDDESGRSYFFRYDRASFDLPMWLATTRRQLRVATEAEISLHDTIARIDYRILPSGRATDGTVLKVDFGDWRLRSIENSDSAQRIEAVQNGSYYEIYLESLAGGDPAPIRMIGEHDLGHSDNRSVSFELPRITEIEDTMLVQSANVSIANRGRSLLVVDLEASQNVDRSILSETSTIGESSRTRYRVIPPDASGKLVGRIVEQSPSITIAGNAAIEVDQENLRATLDWTVTSSLDLEGRLPIQIPSLSPLPKNSDVSLAAQPFRQPSRTLDLAEVDSINEQSTRVGAGEQGQAGDLEGLAEAMSPAAPDVETEFPAQWTVSVNSLQAVLEPVEGDRYVLISDQLASGSMSVQWNLIRPLRRDVPPSEKRQADSSNGEVTSGDLVDEDLASGTTSIDQLETITIPRPVAVDTTFRGTMRVSLQGDLDTELFSTDASAENMMVFDALPREPIRLRVRSREAQDQNLFVSKAVLRSAVGYATRMEQLLAEVQGGRELRIGLPVGDFAISAEAFVDARPAVVRRDRTTLVISLPDETGTHSVDLRVWLPMVLSPMAGRVEPALTLPLGVGSVYWEIASPESSHVIWASPALGRSMAWRYDRWRLYREPTRAPQWLADWVGENQWVEIPEGNRYLYLGSDVRSFQAVLVSRSVLWAATASIVLFLAVLLTFFPQSRHPLTVVVAAVLFVGMLLVAPDAAVLAGQIGMIALALVAIMLAIRSLIQTGDQHSALSSRPRGRRSDFSNRPSQEGPASASKSLSATRSIAGSSRVNKVSP from the coding sequence ATGGCTGCGATCCGGCCCGGCGTGGCTCAAGAGCTGGGGACGTACCCTCCGCGGTCGATGATTGGTCCGGACGCTTCCTCGGGGAAACCCAATCCCGACAAGCTGCGGATCGAAGGCTTCTTTTTCCTCGATCGATCTGGCACGCCCGTTTTGATGCCGGGGGTGTCTTACGAGGAATTTGACCGCTTGAAGAACCTGGAAGCGGGTATTGATTCTCGTAGCGACGTCTTCGATTTTCAGTCGCTTGAGATTATAGGGACGGCATCCGAAGGCAGAGCGGAGTTGAAGGTCGTGATCCGGTTGACGATCGATTCGACCGGTGGCCGGACCGTTGCAATCCCGTTGGGGATGCAGAACTTCCACCCGCTTGGGCCACCCGATGTGACAGGGCTCGACGATTTTCACATGGCTGGATCGGGAAGCGATTCGGGCCATCGCTTGTTGGTGAATACGAAACAGCGTCATGAAGCCGTCGTGACAATGAACGTTGCGGCGCGGGTCGAGCCTGGCCCACCGAGTTCGTTGGAATTTCGTCTTCCCGATGTGCCCTCGCAAGTTCGTATCGCCACGGATGAAAACGCTGTCACGGGCGAGATTGTTGGACGAGGCGATGAAGTGATCCAATCGACCGGTGATGCGGACAAACCCTCGGCGTTTTTGATTGAGAGCGGTGGTGGTACCTTCACGTTGCGGTGGGGAAAACTCGATCGGGATGGCGACAATTCGCCTCAGCTTGAGATTGACAATAGTAGCATTGTGTTGCAGTGGGATTCACCCCAAGATCAACCGATGGTTTCCTGTCAGATGATTGTTCGAAACGCTCGGGGTGTGGTGGACAAGGTCAAGCTGAGACTCCCTAAGAATTCGTCCTTGTTTGGGACCCCGACGCTCGGCACGAGCGAACAGGAAGTTGAGATGATTGGTCCGACGCCTTCGCCGGAGGGCGACACGATTGAGGTTCGGATCCCTGAGATCCCCGAACGACAACAGCGCGTCGATTTGCGATTGACTCTTCAAATGAACATCGACCAACCCTCGGCGGTAACGCCGATGGTGTTTCGTGTTCCTGAGGTGATCGGTGCCCTTCGGCAACGGGGCGAGATCCAGGTCATGACCGGAGACGATTATCGGTTGCGCTGGCGATCACGGCCTTGGGTGCAGAGCACGTTGGCTCAGCCGGACGACGAGAGCGGTCGATCCTACTTTTTTCGCTACGACCGTGCATCCTTTGACCTGCCGATGTGGTTGGCTACGACACGCCGCCAATTACGAGTCGCGACCGAAGCCGAGATTTCGTTGCATGATACCATCGCTCGGATCGACTATCGGATCTTACCGAGTGGGCGTGCAACCGACGGCACCGTTTTAAAGGTGGATTTTGGCGATTGGCGTTTGCGGTCGATCGAAAATTCTGATTCGGCTCAGCGGATCGAAGCGGTTCAGAACGGATCCTATTACGAAATCTATCTCGAATCGCTGGCCGGCGGTGATCCTGCGCCCATCCGGATGATCGGGGAACACGACCTTGGCCATAGCGACAACCGCAGCGTTTCGTTTGAATTGCCTCGAATCACCGAAATCGAAGACACGATGCTGGTCCAATCGGCCAACGTCTCGATTGCCAACCGGGGGCGGTCGCTTTTGGTTGTCGATTTGGAGGCATCGCAAAACGTGGACCGCTCGATCCTTTCCGAAACCTCCACGATTGGTGAATCGAGCCGGACACGTTATCGCGTGATTCCGCCTGATGCGTCAGGCAAGTTGGTGGGCCGAATCGTCGAACAGTCGCCCAGCATCACGATTGCCGGCAATGCCGCGATCGAAGTCGATCAAGAGAATTTGCGTGCGACACTAGATTGGACCGTCACCTCCTCGCTGGATTTGGAGGGGCGATTGCCGATTCAAATTCCGTCACTGAGTCCGTTACCGAAAAATTCGGACGTCTCACTTGCGGCGCAGCCGTTTCGACAACCAAGTCGGACATTGGATTTGGCGGAAGTCGATTCGATCAACGAGCAAAGCACGCGAGTCGGTGCGGGTGAGCAGGGGCAAGCCGGCGACTTGGAGGGTTTAGCGGAAGCGATGAGTCCAGCGGCGCCCGATGTCGAAACGGAGTTTCCGGCCCAATGGACGGTGTCCGTCAACAGTCTTCAAGCGGTATTGGAGCCCGTTGAGGGTGATCGTTATGTGTTGATCTCGGACCAGTTGGCGAGCGGTTCGATGTCGGTTCAATGGAACTTGATTCGGCCGCTTCGTCGCGATGTGCCACCGAGCGAAAAACGGCAGGCCGATTCGTCGAACGGCGAGGTCACCAGCGGCGACCTTGTTGACGAGGATTTGGCAAGTGGCACGACATCGATCGACCAATTGGAGACGATCACCATCCCACGCCCGGTTGCGGTTGATACAACATTTCGCGGAACCATGCGGGTTTCCTTACAAGGAGATCTTGATACGGAGCTGTTTTCCACCGATGCATCCGCGGAAAACATGATGGTGTTTGACGCCTTGCCGCGAGAACCGATCCGGTTACGCGTTCGTTCTCGAGAAGCCCAAGACCAGAATCTGTTTGTCTCCAAAGCGGTGCTCCGATCGGCCGTCGGCTACGCCACGCGAATGGAACAATTGTTAGCAGAGGTTCAGGGTGGCCGCGAATTGCGGATTGGCCTGCCGGTGGGTGATTTTGCGATTTCAGCGGAAGCGTTTGTTGACGCGCGTCCGGCAGTCGTTCGCCGCGATCGAACGACATTGGTGATCAGTTTGCCCGACGAAACAGGGACGCACTCGGTCGATTTGCGAGTCTGGCTGCCGATGGTGCTATCGCCGATGGCGGGCCGCGTGGAACCCGCTTTGACGCTTCCATTGGGGGTGGGAAGCGTCTATTGGGAGATTGCGTCCCCCGAGAGCAGTCATGTGATTTGGGCGTCGCCTGCGCTCGGACGATCGATGGCGTGGCGCTATGATCGTTGGCGTTTGTACCGTGAACCCACCCGCGCACCGCAATGGTTAGCCGATTGGGTGGGCGAGAATCAATGGGTGGAGATTCCAGAAGGCAATCGCTACCTGTACCTAGGATCGGACGTGCGGTCTTTTCAGGCGGTGCTGGTGTCGCGTTCGGTTTTATGGGCCGCGACCGCATCGATCGTTTTGTTCCTCGCCGTTTTGTTGACGTTTTTTCCCCAATCTCGACATCCCTTGACGGTGGTCGTCGCCGCAGTCCTGTTCGTTGGCATGTTGCTCGTTGCCCCCGATGCTGCGGTGTTGGCTGGACAGATCGGTATGATCGCGTTAGCCCTCGTTGCGATCATGCTTGCGATACGCAGCTTAATCCAAACCGGTGACCAGCACAGCGCGCTGTCATCACGCCCGCGTGGGCGTCGCAGTGATTTTTCGAATCGTCCGAGCCAAGAAGGCCCCGCGTCGGCAAGCAAGTCGTTGTCGGCAACGCGCTCGATAGCTGGATCGTCTCGGGTCAACAAGGTGTCGCCGTGA
- a CDS encoding U32 family peptidase, with protein sequence MSGLLKSELLMPAGSLERLKVAVLYGADAVYLGTPDMSLRTKSDFGLEEVLEGVRFAHQHNVRVYLTLNLFAHNKDVEKLDAFVDTVRKVQPDGLIIADPGVFQYVRDRAPEIPLHVSTQANVCSSLGVRFWHSQGAQLVVLAREVSFEELSEIRQDCPEVKLEAFVHGAMCMTYSGRCLLSNFMCERGANQGNCANSCRWNYKLHLKLKDGTIKDLVIDDSNREMFEFLLEEGVRPGELMPIVEDERGSYILNSKDLCLLPKLDQYLKLGIDSLKVEGRNKSMYYVAVVARAYRMAIDAWQRDPDHWSPDPFMAELERVPSRGYTLAFHHGRLTNLAHGYQHTGQVADAEFAGYVVDQQEDALIIDVRNRLDAGDVLEFVPPRSEVPVRLRLYAFEIVGRQQTQEVVHAGQGLRLRVPLTRFDHEDRSTLRQRLPVLTVIRKEKPLTEAEHARVKLDRDARRLEAAERTDGKDSAEQDRSRYALHQIQLRSALAKQAERAEPKFIRQGNPGCCGKGCNGCLVFWHDPAYAKGRELMQQQKFGERLKTKAIRLGDSERG encoded by the coding sequence GTGTCCGGTTTGCTGAAGTCCGAATTGTTGATGCCGGCGGGTTCGCTGGAAAGACTTAAAGTTGCCGTGCTCTACGGCGCCGATGCGGTCTACTTGGGGACTCCGGATATGAGTCTGCGGACCAAATCCGATTTTGGGCTCGAAGAGGTCCTCGAGGGCGTTCGTTTTGCACACCAGCACAACGTTCGGGTCTATCTGACGTTGAACCTGTTTGCACACAACAAGGATGTCGAAAAGCTCGATGCGTTTGTGGACACGGTGCGGAAGGTTCAGCCCGATGGATTGATCATCGCGGATCCGGGCGTGTTTCAGTACGTACGAGACCGAGCTCCCGAGATCCCTCTACACGTGTCGACGCAGGCGAATGTTTGTTCGTCACTGGGTGTTCGTTTTTGGCACTCGCAAGGTGCCCAGCTTGTTGTTTTGGCGAGAGAAGTTTCCTTTGAGGAACTCTCGGAGATTCGACAAGATTGCCCCGAAGTCAAGCTCGAGGCGTTCGTTCACGGTGCGATGTGCATGACGTATTCGGGGCGATGCTTGCTGTCCAACTTCATGTGCGAGCGTGGGGCGAACCAAGGGAATTGCGCCAACAGTTGTCGTTGGAATTACAAGCTGCACCTGAAATTGAAAGACGGAACCATCAAGGATCTGGTGATCGATGATTCGAACCGCGAGATGTTCGAATTCTTGCTCGAAGAAGGGGTTCGACCGGGTGAGTTGATGCCGATTGTCGAGGATGAGCGAGGTTCCTACATCCTCAATAGCAAAGATCTCTGTCTGCTGCCGAAGTTGGATCAGTATTTGAAGCTAGGCATTGATTCGTTGAAGGTCGAAGGACGTAACAAGAGCATGTACTACGTTGCGGTGGTCGCGCGCGCCTATCGGATGGCGATCGATGCGTGGCAGCGAGATCCCGACCATTGGAGTCCCGATCCCTTCATGGCGGAATTGGAACGCGTCCCCAGTCGCGGATACACCTTGGCGTTCCATCACGGCCGGCTCACGAATCTCGCACACGGCTATCAACACACCGGGCAAGTCGCGGATGCGGAGTTCGCGGGATACGTCGTGGACCAACAAGAGGATGCGTTGATTATCGATGTCCGCAATCGCTTGGATGCAGGCGACGTGTTGGAGTTCGTACCACCCAGGTCGGAAGTGCCGGTTCGATTGCGTTTGTATGCGTTTGAAATTGTCGGGCGCCAGCAAACGCAAGAGGTCGTCCATGCCGGCCAAGGTTTACGATTGCGGGTCCCGTTGACTCGATTTGATCACGAGGATCGATCGACCCTTCGACAGCGATTGCCGGTGCTTACGGTCATTCGCAAGGAGAAGCCGCTGACCGAGGCAGAGCACGCGCGAGTGAAGTTGGACCGCGACGCGCGACGATTGGAAGCGGCAGAGCGGACCGATGGGAAGGATTCCGCCGAGCAAGACCGTTCACGCTACGCGTTGCACCAAATCCAGCTGCGGTCCGCGTTGGCAAAACAGGCGGAACGAGCCGAGCCGAAGTTTATTCGGCAGGGAAACCCGGGTTGTTGTGGTAAGGGCTGCAACGGATGCTTGGTGTTTTGGCACGATCCGGCGTATGCCAAGGGGCGAGAGTTGATGCAGCAGCAAAAGTTCGGCGAGCGTTTAAAGACAAAGGCGATTCGGCTCGGGGATTCGGAGCGGGGCTAG
- a CDS encoding transposase — protein sequence MLRSRACLPFDWAILNRKENRHPIVCSDMWQAYLKVIAKKVPHAIRILDRFHVMHRQA from the coding sequence TTGCTCCGCAGCAGAGCCTGCCTCCCGTTTGACTGGGCAATCCTCAATAGGAAGGAGAACAGACATCCAATAGTTTGCAGTGACATGTGGCAGGCGTACTTGAAAGTGATTGCCAAGAAGGTCCCTCACGCGATTCGTATCCTGGACCGTTTTCACGTCATGCATCGGCAGGCGTGA